DNA sequence from the Acipenser ruthenus chromosome 8, fAciRut3.2 maternal haplotype, whole genome shotgun sequence genome:
CTGTGCAATTAgacctttaattattattattttttttcacatgaaaCAGGCCTATATTTTAACAAAATTTAAATACAACATCATAGCACCCTATATTTTATCATGACTTAAAAACAACATCATAGCATCCTTTTCTACTTAATTCAAATACTTGAATACTGTTCTGAATATGAACGGAGGAGTATTTGCGTCTCACAATGAGATAAATTACTTTAATTATAGAACTGTAAGaactacagaaaataaatatttacatgataaaaataaaagctgGTGAGTATAATCGACTTTCTGTCATGAAGATGGGTAGATTCCATCTGACCTAAGACCGTTATATTTCAAATACCAATAAGAAACTGTTATGTTCATACATTCGTTTTCCTTTCCTATAACCAACGGTTGTCTATGACCATAGAAAatgttttctaatttaaattaaccactgtttataataataataataataataataataataataataataataataataataataataataataataatgcgttaATAGACAACAGCGTCACATCGCCACACAgaggacatttttaaaaagtatgagGGCCAAACCATATGctcgccccccccctcccccccggaAAAGTTGGGGGCCATGGTCCGCTTGGCTCCCGTGGTGACGGCGCCCCTGTTAACCAATACAATTGAGTAATTCTGCATTGTTCTTGCATGCAGTGCTGCCTGTCTCCAAATCTTTACAAAACCCCCAAACTTCTTCTTGACAACCAGGTGGAACTGAGAATACACACTCCCTTGTGCGTACATGTTTgctttcaaaacaaacagcagtagAGGAATCGTTGCAGGCCCTGCTTGGGAATTTTAACGGGTGACGCAGGGGTACGTCCAGGAACGATGCACTCATGTCCCATTCCCTTAACGAaggtcaaaataaaaatacaaactgacaTCATTAATATGCTGTTAGGGAAATGTTTGTAGTGATGttctaaaattattttaatgttgtttgcATGCTGTATCCCACGATCATTTacttaaatacattattattattattattattattattattattattattattattattattattattattattattactattattatatagCGTTACCGCTTAAAGCAATCACTCAAGTCTCAATCTGCTCAGTTTTAACCAGAAGAAGCATTCAGTCTACATTTGATTCTGAAAGTATACGTTTTAGCAGCcagaataaaatgtaaaaatacaaaactgtaaatctgaaggtgcaaaaaacaaaaccaacaaaaaaaaaacgtgtattAAGGTACCGATAGTCTCTTCAAACAATGTGGTTTGTTCCTTGGTGCTAACTTACACGTAACTAATCTTTTCTCCTGTGTAAAGAGTTGTTTTCTTCTTACTTTTAAAGAATATCACCAGGCTGAGATCTGGTATTGTTTATGAAGTAGCCTACGGTAATATCCATGGAATGTGATACTCTTACAAAAGACAGGGCGCCTTGTGATGCTcaccctccctccatccctcaacAGCGTGCACTCAGTAGGGGAGGGATTATGACGAGCTCGGGGATGTCTTAGGGCGCACGGCTCTGAAGAGCTGTTTGACGAACTCACTGGATCCTCACACAAGTacttgatccaatgaacttcatCACACGACTGTCACTAGCGAAGGCAAAACCGTCTCTTCCCTGCGCTGATGGAATTGAAAAACATGCCATTGGGTTGCTTCAGGTCTAAAAAGAACTGTGTTCGGATATACATCTAAAGaaggataattttttttttgctttttagaaAGCGCATTCATGTGAGTACCCTTTAAGTGGATTAAAATGATAATTACATCTTAACAGAAAAACCAGTAACAAGAGTATTTGGAGTAATTCTGGGGAAAGCGTTACAGAACGTTAGATAAAGTTTGAGGGTAAAGCCGGTGTTATTCTGCATCCCATAACATTCTGCAACCCCTgcttattgtactgtatgtaatcaAGTGGTTTTTTATTAATGCAAATgtagactaaccctcacccttaacctaaccttaacattagaGAAGTGTTAACCTGGGGTTCCAACAAAACAAACCGTAGAAGAGGAATCGCCAGACCACCTGATTGCATAGAGTACAATCATGGGATGCAGCATTTTATGGGATGCAGAATATTGCACAACACCGGTACGCAAAATTATTTTGGGGGAATGAAAAGCGTTTTgctggatgatgatgatgactatTTTCTATTGCTTCTGCAAAATACAAACATATAACCAGTTCCCATGGTAGATACAaatgtatatttagttttttaataataataataataataataataataataataataataataataataataataataattagtagtagtagtagtcgcagtagtagtagtatttttttctctcataaATGcacagctttattttatttaaatgttttgggtAATAATTTGGTACTAGTAATGTACACCTTAATTAAATCCatgattttaaaagtatttaaaggAAACCACAGGTAAGAAGAGCAGTTGTGTCGCACTTTCATGCAACAAAGAGCTGACTAGCTAGGATCAAGCGTTCCTGTCCTTGACGTGCCAGCGATTGAACATACATTTTCTCTGTGTTATTTGGATAATTAACCTGgggaccattattattattattattattattattattattattattattattattacttctaaAAGTTTCGCAAGATAAATAAGATGAATGCAGCTTGCCTTATTTCACTCCACGATGACGTCTGTTGGTTTGGTTAATGGTTAGTTAATGTTATGatatttttcattctttttttctaggTACAAATCAGATTACCAGACAAAACCTGGAGAAACAGCTGTTTAATTGTTTAACAAAGTCGAGGACAGATAACAAGGATGGCAAATAAACCATTTACAGCAATATTGTTGCTGATAATAGTACTTGGGAATGTGGTCTTCGTATCAGTATCTGCACAGCAGAATGATCCAAATCCAAAGCCGATTTCCCACGCGGGTCCACCGCATCTCTTAGGCGCTTCCGAGACTACACTGAAAACAGTTAATGGAAATGATAATCTAGGTTCCAATAGTTCTAACTCGCTGGTGCCACATCCTTACCCCAAAACCATGAACCCGGGCAGACCGCGTCACGTATATCCACCTATGTGTTCAGGACCGACTGAAATAAAAGAtacttttaaatacattaacacgGTTGTCTCCTGTCTGGTGTTTGTGGTTGGCATAATTGGCAACTCCACCTTGCTGAGAATtatctacaaaaataaatgcatgagGAATGGACCAAATATCTTAATTGCCAGCCTCGCCTTAGGGGATCTCCTGCATATTGTAATTGCTATACCCATCAACGTGTACAAGGTATGTTGATTTACGTGTTACTCTGCCTACAGATGTGCATAATGCGTCTAACTAATTCCCCTACAGTATGACTCATACTCTTGCTTATCATAAACTGAAGTGTATGTTCAGCATTGTATCAGGCTAATTTGACTACCCTTAAATCCAATCTGTATGTTTAAGAGGACAGCTGACACGTGATTACTGCAAAGATTGAACAATCTCATTATTTTAATACTCCATGTTAATAGTTTACTTGTCTTTACTTATGTTTGCTCAGTAAATGTTCTGTAGTTCCTGAAACTGTACAGTAGACCTACGACTACCGTGATAatagactaaataataataataataataataataataataataataataataataataataataatgtaccagTACTTTATTTGTGTGTGGCATATTTGTATGTTAGAATATCCCATATGACACCAACTGTGTTAATGCATTTGAAGAGCTGTCTTTACTACACCAAGGTTGTTTATCTTAACTGTGGAATATTTTGCACATTCtctttatacatattgtgacagaaaccTGGTTTGGAATTGAATCAGTCTTTGCTTTTCATTGACAGCTCCTAGCTGAAGATTGGCCCTTTGGAGTCGAAATGTGCAAACTCGTGCCATTTATTCAAAAAGCATCAGTTGGGATAACGGTCTTAAGTTTGTGTGCGCTTAGTATTGACAGGTAGGACCCTTGAACGTGTTTGTTTATTCTTGTTAGAAGATACCTGATTTCATACATTTGATGCAGCTTGCAAAAGGCTAAATGTGCGTAAAAAATGTATTCCTTAGGTATCGAGCCGTGGCTTCCTGGAGTCGTATTAAAGGAATCGGAGTTCCGAAGTGGACAGCCATAGAGATTTCACTGATATGGGTTATATCAGTCACCCTGGCCGTGCCGGAGGCTATTGCGTTTGATATGATTGCAATGGATTACAAAGGAGAGCATCTACGAATCTGCCTTTTACATCCAATGCAAAAATCACAGTTCATGCAGGTTAGCAAATTGGGGTTTCACCCCTAAAACAGTACTCTAATGGCCTAGCCTTTCCTGTGCTAAAATGTGCTATTGTCTTGTATAACTTTAGATGTTCAAATGAATCACTTGTCAATTATTTGTTGCATGGCATGTGTTGTACTGGTCTTGTTtaaatttttcttttttcctccaGTTTTACAAGTCAGCTAAAGACTGGTGGCTGTTTAGTTTCTATTTCTGCATGCCACTGGCTTGCACTGCTGTTTTCTACACCTTAATGACATGTGAGATGCTAAGAAAGAAAAATGGGATGCAGATTGCTTTAAATGATCATATAAAACAGGTAAGGGTATTCTCATCATTCAAATAACCTGTATACTCTCTTGTGTTTGTTATATGCAATTTTGCAGCAACAATGCCTGCTTACAGAATCATTACATTTTGTGTGGTATCTGACAAGTAACAGTTGATACCATGTCAACTGAGTTTAATATtaacatattacagtaaaaaaaatgtattagtagtattattgttATAAACAGGGATCCTAGGAGTCCGTTTGCTGCAGAATAACATGgaaaaacatggattttctatgataacacagaagaagaaaaagcacatgttttctgtaattttggagattttttttagttttacacttggggaggggcaaaaaacatgcaaggctttttttgtttgtttgataataaccaaatcaatacacgtaaaatatgtaaacattaacacaggcaactttgctttaaatttacgtaaacacACCTGTCTAATAAACCTGCTTCAGGTATTCAAGTTCAGTTGTCTTCAGtattcagagctgttcaaagatgctgaaaacaataaaaatcaccccGAAAGATTGGTCAATGggtttggcaaggacgaatttcacgtcaatggtaatgtgctgttttgtactgcatgcagcaaggctgtagattacactcgtAGACAGATAATTGTAGAAAacatgggaagcgctaaacatTAATTGAATGCAaggaaatgtaaatgtaaataaggTGAGGCCGAAACAGCAGGGCCAtcgtggagggcagcagtgtggagtagtgattagggctctggactcttgaccagagggttgtgggttcaatccccagtgggggatactgctgttgtacccttgagcaaggtactttacctagattgctccagtaaaaacccaactgtataaatgggtaattgtatgtaaaaataatgtgatatctgtataatgtgaaataatgtataatgtgatatcttgtaacaattgtaagtcgccctggataagggcgtctgctaagaaataaataataataataatcgaaaaCACTGAAACCAACCACTGTGTTTGGATAATTTCAACGTCTGACAACTGCCAAAGAACATCGTGAAACATTCCTCTGTACGAAGTGGATCAA
Encoded proteins:
- the LOC117406693 gene encoding endothelin receptor type B → MANKPFTAILLLIIVLGNVVFVSVSAQQNDPNPKPISHAGPPHLLGASETTLKTVNGNDNLGSNSSNSLVPHPYPKTMNPGRPRHVYPPMCSGPTEIKDTFKYINTVVSCLVFVVGIIGNSTLLRIIYKNKCMRNGPNILIASLALGDLLHIVIAIPINVYKLLAEDWPFGVEMCKLVPFIQKASVGITVLSLCALSIDRYRAVASWSRIKGIGVPKWTAIEISLIWVISVTLAVPEAIAFDMIAMDYKGEHLRICLLHPMQKSQFMQFYKSAKDWWLFSFYFCMPLACTAVFYTLMTCEMLRKKNGMQIALNDHIKQRREVAKTVFCLVLVFALCWLPLHLSRILKLTIYDEKDPNRCELLSFFLVLDYIGINMASMNSCINPIALYMVSKRFKNCFKSCLGCWCRSKDMLPLDEKQSCLKSKAHDRASEQSNSRASNKYTSS